The following proteins are encoded in a genomic region of Leucoraja erinacea ecotype New England chromosome 21, Leri_hhj_1, whole genome shotgun sequence:
- the LOC129707510 gene encoding corticoliberin-like has translation MNALFLATSFFMLGFLPAKESLPIATTRRVDNDSSKEPGSDPEQWQHSLKSPHLLHATREDTMGPAVEQEPTLVTAANVLLNGQNVDERRGGADQPLRSKRFHTKPNSLDLTFHLLRELLGMAKAQKMAQQAEMNRLIMQSVGK, from the coding sequence ATGAACGCGTtattcttggcaacatccttcttTATGCTCGGCTTTCTTCCCGCGAAAGAGTCGCTTCCCATCGCAACAACCAGGCGGGTTGATAACGACAGCAGCAAAGAACCCGGGTCGGACCCGGAACAGTGGCAGCACAGTCTCAAGTCACCACACCTACTTCATGCAACACGGGAAGACACGATGGGCCCGGCCGTGGAGCAGGAACCCACCCTGGTCACTGCGGCCAATGTACTCTTAAATGGCCAGAATGTAGACGAACGGCGGGGTGGCGCAGATCAGCCACTCCGATCCAAGAGGTTCCATACCAAGCCCAACTCCCTCGACCTTACCTTTCACCTATTGAGAGAACTTCTGGGAATGGCCAAAGCTCAGAAAATGGCCCAACAAGCTGAGATGAACAGACTGATCATGCAGAGCGTAGGGAAATAA